In the genome of Pseudomonas sp. P5_109, one region contains:
- a CDS encoding xanthine dehydrogenase family protein molybdopterin-binding subunit, which translates to MNRINALSRRGFLKGSAVLGGGLVVAFAMPGAHRFAMGAENQGNVFAPNAFLRIGNDNSVTVLLGHSEMGQGIWTGLTMLIAEELDADWTKIRVEHSPASAADYGLPGFGGMQITGGSTSTWMEFDRYRQAGAAARLMLIDAAAKRFNVAPSEIRTESGVVIAGEHRATYGELADDAGQLPRPDPASIKLKDAKDWKLIGKPTKRLDTPEKITGRAKFGMDVQFDGLMTAMVARSPTFGGSVKSFEGAEALAIPGVHKVLQVPTGIAVIADHYWAAKLGRDALKIDWNPGPNAGLDSRALLESFRKLAKTPGLNAGQAGDTQAALAKAAKTIDVEYSVPYLAHAPMEPLNCTVRITQDKCEIWTGTQFQTLDQMVAGKITGLKPEQVEIHTEFLGGGFGRRANPTSDFVSEAVYVAKAAGAPVKTVWAREDDIRGGYYRSAFLHHARIGLGADGLPLAWKHVLVGQSIMAGTSLEASMVKDGIDKTSVEGVADSPYMGGLANHQIELHSPQTGISVLWLRSVGHSHTAFVMESLIDEMATATGKDPVEYRRALLKDHPRHLGVLNLAVEKADWKAPLPDGHALGVAVHESFGSYVAQVAEVSQDNLAIRVHRVVCAVDCGIAVNPQSIAAQMESCITFGLGFALHSKLTLKNGQVVQSNYHDYQVLRLNEMPVVEVHIVPSSDKPGGIGEAGVPPTAPAVANAVFALTGQRLRELPLQLSGV; encoded by the coding sequence ATGAACAGGATCAACGCGTTATCGCGCCGTGGTTTTCTCAAGGGCAGTGCCGTGCTGGGCGGTGGGCTGGTGGTGGCGTTTGCCATGCCCGGTGCTCACCGGTTCGCCATGGGCGCGGAGAACCAGGGCAATGTGTTTGCCCCCAACGCTTTCCTGCGCATTGGCAATGACAACAGCGTCACCGTGCTGCTGGGCCATTCGGAAATGGGCCAGGGCATCTGGACCGGCCTGACCATGCTGATCGCCGAAGAACTGGACGCTGACTGGACGAAAATCCGCGTCGAGCACTCCCCGGCTTCGGCTGCCGATTACGGCCTGCCTGGCTTTGGCGGGATGCAAATCACCGGCGGCTCGACCTCGACCTGGATGGAGTTCGATCGCTATCGCCAGGCCGGCGCGGCGGCGCGCTTGATGCTGATCGACGCGGCGGCCAAGCGTTTCAACGTCGCGCCGTCCGAGATCCGCACCGAGTCGGGCGTGGTCATCGCCGGTGAGCATCGCGCCACCTACGGCGAGTTGGCCGATGACGCCGGGCAGCTACCCCGGCCGGACCCGGCCTCGATCAAACTCAAGGACGCAAAGGACTGGAAGCTGATCGGCAAACCCACCAAACGCCTGGACACCCCGGAGAAAATCACCGGCCGGGCGAAATTCGGCATGGACGTGCAATTTGACGGGCTGATGACCGCGATGGTCGCTCGTTCACCGACATTCGGCGGCAGCGTCAAATCCTTTGAAGGGGCCGAGGCGCTGGCGATTCCGGGTGTGCACAAAGTGCTGCAAGTGCCGACAGGCATCGCGGTGATCGCCGATCACTATTGGGCCGCGAAGCTGGGGCGCGATGCGTTGAAAATCGATTGGAATCCGGGACCGAACGCCGGACTCGATAGCCGGGCGCTGCTGGAAAGTTTCCGCAAACTCGCCAAAACCCCCGGCCTGAACGCGGGCCAGGCGGGGGATACCCAGGCTGCGCTGGCGAAAGCGGCCAAGACCATCGACGTCGAATACAGCGTGCCTTACCTGGCCCATGCGCCGATGGAGCCGCTGAACTGCACGGTGCGCATCACCCAGGACAAATGCGAAATCTGGACCGGCACCCAGTTCCAGACCCTGGACCAGATGGTCGCCGGGAAAATCACCGGGCTCAAGCCCGAACAAGTCGAGATCCATACCGAATTTCTCGGCGGTGGCTTCGGGCGGCGGGCCAATCCGACCTCGGACTTCGTCAGCGAAGCGGTGTATGTCGCCAAGGCCGCCGGTGCGCCGGTGAAGACCGTGTGGGCGCGGGAGGATGACATCCGCGGTGGCTATTACCGCTCGGCGTTCCTGCACCATGCGCGCATCGGGCTGGGTGCCGACGGCCTGCCGCTGGCGTGGAAACATGTGCTGGTCGGGCAGTCGATCATGGCCGGGACCTCGCTTGAAGCAAGCATGGTCAAGGACGGGATCGACAAGACCTCGGTCGAAGGCGTGGCCGACAGCCCCTACATGGGTGGGCTGGCCAATCACCAGATCGAACTGCACTCACCGCAAACCGGCATCAGCGTGTTGTGGCTGCGTTCGGTGGGGCACAGCCACACCGCGTTTGTCATGGAATCGCTGATCGATGAAATGGCCACGGCAACCGGCAAGGATCCGGTGGAATACCGGCGCGCCTTGCTCAAGGACCATCCGCGTCACCTCGGTGTGCTGAACCTCGCGGTGGAGAAAGCCGACTGGAAGGCGCCGTTGCCCGATGGCCATGCCCTGGGTGTGGCGGTGCATGAGTCGTTCGGCAGCTATGTGGCGCAAGTGGCCGAGGTGTCCCAGGACAACCTCGCCATCCGCGTGCACCGGGTGGTGTGTGCGGTGGACTGCGGCATTGCGGTCAACCCGCAGAGCATCGCCGCGCAGATGGAGTCGTGTATCACCTTTGGCCTGGGCTTTGCCTTGCACAGCAAGCTGACACTCAAGAACGGGCAAGTGGTGCAGTCCAACTACCACGACTACCAGGTGCTGCGGCTCAACGAGATGCCAGTGGTCGAAGTGCATATCGTGCCCAGCAGCGACAAACCCGGCGGCATCGGCGAAGCCGGTGTGCCGCCCACGGCGCCGGCGGTGGCCAACGCGGTGTTTGCCCTGACCGGGCAGCGCCTGCGGGAGCTGCCCCTGCAGCTGTCGGGGGTGTGA
- a CDS encoding ABC transporter permease, translating to MNLSPLNRRRFELFKANKRGWWSLWLFLILFGASLGAELIANDKPLAVHYDNSWYFPALKRYPETTFGGEFPLEANYKSPYIRELLKAKDAWVLWAPIPYSYQSINYDLKVPAPAPPSTDNLLGTDDQGRDVLARVIYGFRISVLFALTLTVLSSIIGVIAGALQGFYGGWVDLAGQRFLEIWSGLPVLYLLIILASFVQPNFWWLLGIMLLFSWMSLVDVVRAEFLRGRNLEYVRAARALGMQNGAIMFRHILPNAMVSTMTFMPFILTGAIGTLTALDFLGFGLPAGSPSLGELVAQGKSNLQAPWLGISAFAVLALMLSLLVFIGESARDAFDPRK from the coding sequence ATGAACCTGTCCCCTCTCAATCGCCGCCGCTTCGAACTGTTCAAGGCCAACAAGCGTGGCTGGTGGTCGCTGTGGCTGTTCCTGATCCTGTTCGGCGCAAGCCTGGGCGCCGAGCTGATCGCCAACGACAAGCCGCTGGCGGTGCATTACGACAACAGCTGGTATTTCCCGGCGCTCAAGCGCTACCCGGAAACCACCTTCGGCGGCGAATTTCCGCTGGAAGCCAACTACAAGAGCCCCTACATCCGCGAACTGCTCAAGGCCAAGGACGCCTGGGTGCTGTGGGCGCCGATTCCCTACAGCTACCAGAGCATCAACTACGACCTGAAAGTCCCGGCCCCGGCCCCGCCCTCGACGGACAACCTGCTGGGCACCGACGATCAGGGCCGTGACGTGCTGGCCCGGGTGATCTACGGCTTCCGCATTTCAGTGCTGTTCGCCCTGACCCTGACCGTGCTGAGCTCGATCATCGGCGTGATCGCCGGAGCCTTGCAGGGCTTCTACGGCGGTTGGGTGGATCTGGCCGGGCAGCGCTTCCTGGAGATCTGGTCCGGTTTGCCGGTGCTGTATCTGCTGATCATCCTGGCCAGTTTCGTGCAGCCCAACTTCTGGTGGTTGCTGGGGATCATGCTGCTGTTCTCGTGGATGAGCCTGGTGGACGTGGTGCGCGCCGAATTCCTGCGCGGGCGCAACCTGGAATACGTGCGCGCCGCCCGCGCCCTGGGCATGCAGAACGGCGCGATCATGTTCCGCCACATCCTGCCCAACGCGATGGTCTCGACCATGACCTTCATGCCGTTCATCCTCACCGGCGCCATCGGCACCCTGACCGCCCTGGACTTCCTCGGTTTCGGGTTGCCTGCGGGCAGCCCGTCCCTGGGGGAACTGGTGGCCCAGGGCAAATCCAACCTGCAAGCGCCGTGGCTGGGCATCAGCGCCTTTGCCGTGCTGGCCTTGATGTTGAGTTTGCTGGTGTTCATCGGCGAGTCCGCTCGCGATGCCTTCGACCCGAGGAAGTGA
- a CDS encoding transmembrane sensor/regulator PpyR → MFNFFNNPQNVLHLSNHVLSAGLAMLLAGIYGAYLYDGHLSIVMLVAMHAMTILGPTLLKIGYVMRLLSQYRLSRGPIRVVA, encoded by the coding sequence ATGTTCAACTTCTTCAACAACCCCCAGAACGTTCTTCACTTGTCGAACCATGTGCTCAGTGCTGGCCTGGCGATGCTGCTGGCCGGCATCTACGGTGCCTATCTTTACGACGGTCATCTGTCGATTGTCATGCTGGTGGCCATGCACGCCATGACCATTCTCGGCCCGACCCTGTTGAAAATCGGCTATGTCATGCGCCTGCTTTCCCAGTACCGGCTGAGCCGAGGCCCGATCCGGGTGGTGGCTTGA
- a CDS encoding LysR family transcriptional regulator — protein MLRELKTFVAVARHGTFAAAGMHIGLTQSAVSAQIRNLEQALGIRLFDRTGRQALLNAAGQRALPMAREMLETFSRMAVSDDVSEYRGELRIGAVATAQTGLLPQALLRLRQQAPSLEPKLVPGVSLNLLSQVDTGEVDLAILIKPPFELPKELSAQVIRREPFVLIVPADLEGEDVLQLLAEHPHVRYDRNSFGGRLVTRFLREQKIEVQVALELDELEAIVKMVECGLGVSLLPEAGLWLEHGAKVRIIPLGELTFYREIVLLQRYSQRNQPIQQLFAQCLAQH, from the coding sequence ATGCTGCGAGAACTGAAAACCTTTGTCGCCGTGGCGCGTCACGGCACCTTTGCCGCGGCCGGCATGCACATCGGCCTGACGCAATCGGCGGTCAGTGCGCAGATTCGCAATCTGGAACAGGCCCTGGGCATCCGTCTGTTCGATCGCACCGGCCGCCAGGCGCTGCTCAATGCGGCGGGGCAGCGTGCGTTGCCGATGGCCAGGGAAATGCTCGAAACCTTCAGCCGCATGGCGGTCAGTGACGATGTCAGCGAGTACCGAGGCGAGTTGAGAATCGGCGCGGTGGCGACCGCCCAGACCGGGCTGCTGCCTCAGGCGCTGCTGCGCTTGCGCCAACAGGCGCCCTCGCTGGAACCCAAGCTGGTGCCCGGTGTGTCGCTGAACCTGCTGAGCCAGGTGGACACCGGAGAAGTTGACCTGGCGATCCTGATCAAGCCGCCGTTCGAGTTGCCCAAGGAGTTGTCTGCGCAGGTGATTCGCCGGGAGCCGTTCGTGTTGATCGTGCCGGCGGACCTCGAAGGCGAAGATGTGCTGCAGTTGCTCGCCGAACATCCCCACGTGCGTTACGACCGCAATTCGTTCGGTGGGCGGCTGGTGACGCGGTTTCTGCGCGAACAGAAGATTGAAGTGCAGGTGGCGCTGGAGCTGGATGAGCTGGAGGCGATTGTGAAGATGGTCGAGTGTGGGTTGGGGGTGTCATTGCTGCCCGAAGCCGGGTTATGGCTTGAACACGGGGCCAAGGTACGAATCATCCCCTTGGGCGAGTTGACGTTCTATCGGGAGATTGTCTTGCTGCAGCGCTATAGCCAGCGAAATCAGCCAATTCAGCAGTTGTTTGCGCAATGCCTGGCACAACACTGA
- a CDS encoding NnrS family protein, producing the protein MRRLAAAPVFSLGFRPFFLAGAGFAAIAVAVWALWLYGRLPGAQPLDGMLAWHRHEMPFGFASAIIAGFLLTAVPNWTGRPGLKGWPLIGLVLVWLLARLAWYLPLPAPLLLALQAPLLPLLAWVLGRDLVAAGKRENYPILLMVSLLAGCQALTLLGFVADDANLQRHGVLAALWLVGALMSVIGGRVIPFFIQRGLNRPATPAAPSLPGKVLLISAMLAAVSFAGGLNDVPRAWLALLFALISGLHLLRLWRWHDRDLWRVPLLWSLYLAYTWLAVATLAMALWHLGWMPQQSLATHALAVGGIGGLILAMIARVSLGHTGRLLQPSRAIVAGFVLLLLAGACRVGLVPFSALGLALSALLWCSAFALFVWRYSAILLGPRL; encoded by the coding sequence ATGCGCCGGCTGGCGGCTGCGCCGGTCTTCAGCCTGGGCTTTCGCCCGTTCTTTCTCGCCGGTGCCGGTTTCGCCGCCATCGCCGTGGCAGTCTGGGCCTTGTGGCTGTACGGTCGCTTGCCCGGTGCGCAACCGCTGGACGGCATGCTCGCCTGGCATCGACATGAAATGCCCTTCGGATTCGCCTCGGCCATCATTGCCGGGTTCCTCCTGACAGCCGTGCCCAACTGGACCGGTCGGCCGGGGCTCAAGGGCTGGCCTCTGATCGGCCTGGTGCTGGTGTGGCTGCTGGCGCGACTGGCCTGGTACCTGCCGCTGCCGGCACCCTTGTTGTTGGCCTTGCAGGCTCCATTGCTGCCGCTGCTGGCGTGGGTGCTGGGGCGCGATCTGGTGGCCGCAGGCAAGCGCGAGAATTATCCGATCCTGTTGATGGTGTCGCTGCTCGCCGGGTGTCAGGCGCTGACCTTGCTGGGGTTTGTCGCTGATGACGCCAATCTGCAACGCCATGGTGTGCTGGCCGCCTTGTGGCTGGTGGGCGCGCTGATGAGCGTGATCGGCGGGCGGGTGATCCCGTTCTTTATCCAGCGCGGCCTGAACCGTCCGGCAACGCCTGCGGCCCCTTCATTGCCGGGCAAGGTGTTGCTGATCAGCGCCATGCTGGCGGCGGTGTCCTTTGCCGGCGGCTTGAACGACGTCCCGCGTGCGTGGCTGGCGCTGTTGTTTGCGCTGATCAGTGGATTGCACCTGCTGCGCCTGTGGCGCTGGCATGACCGCGACCTGTGGCGCGTGCCGCTGCTGTGGTCGCTGTACCTGGCTTACACGTGGCTCGCGGTGGCGACGCTGGCGATGGCGCTGTGGCACCTGGGCTGGATGCCGCAACAAAGCCTGGCCACCCATGCGCTGGCCGTCGGCGGTATCGGCGGGTTGATTCTGGCGATGATTGCGCGGGTCAGCCTGGGGCATACCGGGCGTTTGTTGCAGCCGTCCAGGGCGATCGTTGCGGGGTTTGTCCTGTTGTTGCTGGCGGGTGCGTGCCGGGTAGGGCTGGTGCCTTTTTCCGCTCTCGGATTGGCGCTGTCGGCGCTGCTGTGGTGTAGCGCTTTTGCGCTTTTTGTCTGGCGCTATAGCGCGATTTTATTGGGGCCAAGGCTCTAG
- a CDS encoding ABC transporter ATP-binding protein translates to MNQDNLIEVRDLSVEFVVGNRCQRAVEGVSFDIKRGETLALVGESGSGKSVTAHSILRLLPYPLARHPSGTILYSGQNLLDLKEKTIRHIRGNRIAMIFQEPMTSLNPLHSIEKQINEVLGIHKGLSGKVATKRTLELLEMVGIPEPHKRLKALPHELSGGQRQRVMIAMALANEPELLIADEPTTALDVTVQLKILELLKELQARLGMALLLISHDLNLVRRIAHRVCVMQRGCIVEQASCEELFRAPQHPYTRELLAAEPGGKPASNVIGPPLLAVEDLKVWFPIKKGLLKRTVDYVKAVDGINFSLPQGQTLGIVGESGSGKSTLGLAILRLIGSKGTIRFEGQQLDCLTQQQVRPLRREMQVVFQDPFGSLSPRMCVSQIVGEGLRIHKMGTEAEQEQAIIAALKEVGLDPETRHRYPHEFSGGQRQRIAIARALVLKPALILLDEPTSALDRTVQRQVVELLRSLQTKYNLTYLFISHDLAVVKALSHQLMVVKHGQVVEQGDAQSIFAAPQHPYTQQLLEAAFLAPATAQ, encoded by the coding sequence ATGAATCAGGACAATCTGATCGAAGTGCGCGACCTGTCCGTCGAGTTCGTCGTCGGCAATCGCTGCCAGCGGGCAGTCGAAGGCGTCAGCTTCGACATCAAGCGCGGCGAAACCCTGGCCCTGGTCGGTGAAAGTGGCTCTGGCAAATCGGTGACCGCGCATTCGATCCTGCGCCTTTTGCCCTACCCGCTCGCCCGGCATCCGTCCGGGACCATTTTGTATTCCGGGCAGAACCTGCTGGACCTGAAAGAAAAAACCATCCGCCACATTCGCGGCAACCGCATCGCGATGATCTTCCAGGAGCCGATGACCTCGCTCAATCCCCTGCACTCGATCGAGAAGCAGATCAACGAGGTGCTGGGCATCCACAAGGGCCTGAGCGGCAAGGTCGCGACCAAGCGCACCCTGGAGCTGCTGGAGATGGTCGGCATCCCCGAGCCGCACAAGCGCCTCAAGGCCCTGCCCCACGAACTGTCCGGCGGCCAGCGCCAGCGGGTGATGATCGCCATGGCCCTGGCCAACGAACCGGAACTGCTGATCGCCGACGAACCGACCACCGCGCTGGACGTCACCGTGCAGCTGAAAATCCTCGAATTGCTCAAGGAACTGCAGGCTCGCCTGGGCATGGCGCTGCTGCTGATCAGCCACGATTTGAACCTTGTGCGAAGAATTGCGCATCGCGTATGTGTCATGCAGCGAGGTTGCATCGTCGAACAGGCATCGTGCGAAGAATTGTTCCGCGCGCCGCAGCATCCGTACACTAGGGAACTGCTGGCAGCGGAGCCCGGCGGCAAGCCTGCAAGCAACGTGATCGGCCCGCCGTTGCTGGCGGTCGAGGACCTGAAAGTCTGGTTTCCGATCAAGAAAGGCTTGCTCAAGCGCACGGTGGATTACGTCAAGGCGGTCGACGGCATCAATTTCAGCCTGCCCCAGGGCCAGACCCTGGGGATTGTGGGCGAAAGCGGTTCCGGCAAATCGACACTCGGCCTGGCGATTTTGCGGCTGATCGGTAGCAAAGGCACCATCCGCTTTGAAGGCCAGCAGTTAGACTGCCTGACGCAGCAACAAGTCAGGCCGCTGCGGCGGGAGATGCAAGTGGTGTTTCAGGACCCGTTCGGCAGCCTGAGCCCACGGATGTGCGTGAGCCAGATCGTTGGCGAAGGCCTGCGGATCCACAAGATGGGCACCGAGGCGGAACAGGAACAAGCGATCATTGCAGCACTCAAGGAGGTAGGCCTGGATCCGGAAACCCGGCACCGCTACCCCCACGAATTTTCCGGCGGGCAGCGGCAGAGAATCGCCATTGCCCGGGCATTGGTGTTAAAACCGGCGTTGATTTTGCTGGACGAGCCGACTTCGGCCCTCGACCGCACGGTACAACGCCAGGTAGTGGAGCTTTTGCGTTCGCTGCAAACCAAGTACAACCTGACGTATCTGTTTATCAGCCATGACCTGGCTGTGGTGAAAGCGCTGAGCCACCAGCTGATGGTGGTCAAGCATGGCCAAGTGGTCGAACAGGGAGACGCGCAAAGCATTTTTGCCGCCCCCCAACATCCGTATACACAGCAGTTGCTTGAAGCCGCTTTTCTGGCTCCAGCCACTGCGCAATAA
- the fabI gene encoding enoyl-ACP reductase FabI — protein sequence MGFLAGKRVLIVGVASKLSIASGIAAAMHREGAELAFTYQNDKLKGRVEEFAQGWGSSPELCFPCDVASDEEIAKVFEALSKKWDGLDCIVHSVGFAPGDQLDGDFTEATTREGFRISHDISAYSFVALAKAGREMMKGRNGSLLTLSYLGAERTMPNYNVMGMAKASLEAGVRYLAGSLGPDGTRVNCVSAGPIRTLAASGIKNFRKMLAANEAQTPLRRNVTIDEVGNAGAFLCSDLASGISGEIMYVDGGFNTTAMGSIEE from the coding sequence ATGGGTTTTCTCGCCGGTAAGCGCGTACTGATCGTCGGTGTCGCCAGCAAGCTGTCCATCGCATCCGGCATCGCTGCCGCCATGCATCGCGAGGGCGCTGAGCTTGCCTTCACTTATCAGAACGACAAACTGAAAGGTCGTGTCGAAGAGTTCGCACAAGGCTGGGGCTCGAGCCCTGAGCTGTGCTTCCCGTGCGACGTGGCCAGCGATGAAGAAATCGCCAAGGTCTTCGAAGCGCTGAGCAAGAAGTGGGACGGCCTGGACTGCATCGTGCACTCCGTCGGCTTCGCCCCGGGCGACCAACTGGACGGCGACTTCACCGAAGCCACCACCCGTGAAGGTTTCCGCATCTCCCACGACATCAGCGCCTACAGCTTCGTGGCCCTGGCCAAGGCCGGCCGCGAAATGATGAAAGGCCGCAACGGCAGCCTGCTGACCCTGTCGTACCTGGGCGCCGAGCGCACCATGCCGAACTACAACGTGATGGGCATGGCCAAGGCTTCCCTGGAAGCGGGCGTACGTTACCTGGCCGGCTCCCTGGGCCCGGACGGTACTCGCGTGAACTGCGTATCGGCTGGCCCGATCCGCACCCTCGCCGCTTCCGGCATCAAGAACTTCCGCAAGATGCTGGCCGCCAACGAAGCGCAAACTCCGCTGCGCCGCAACGTCACCATCGACGAAGTCGGCAACGCCGGCGCCTTCCTGTGCTCGGACCTGGCGTCCGGCATCAGCGGTGAAATCATGTACGTGGACGGTGGCTTCAACACCACGGCCATGGGCAGCATCGAAGAGTAA
- a CDS encoding VOC family protein → MQLSPFHLAIPVYDLPAARHFYAEVFGLEEGRSSDHWVDFNFFGHQLVIHLAPKNPSQEAAHTNAVDGHDVPVPHFGVVLGMAEWEALAERLKLLGTRFVIEPGIRFQGLVGEQATMFLFDPCGNALEFKAFKDIGQLFAK, encoded by the coding sequence ATGCAACTGTCCCCTTTTCACCTGGCCATTCCGGTCTACGACTTGCCGGCCGCCCGGCACTTTTACGCTGAGGTGTTTGGCCTGGAGGAAGGCCGTTCAAGCGATCACTGGGTGGATTTCAATTTTTTCGGTCATCAACTGGTGATTCACCTGGCACCGAAAAATCCTTCACAGGAAGCCGCGCACACCAATGCCGTGGATGGTCACGATGTGCCGGTGCCGCATTTTGGCGTGGTGCTCGGGATGGCGGAGTGGGAGGCATTGGCCGAGCGCCTGAAGTTACTGGGGACGCGCTTCGTGATCGAGCCGGGGATTCGTTTTCAGGGGCTGGTGGGTGAGCAGGCGACGATGTTTCTGTTTGATCCTTGCGGCAATGCGCTGGAGTTCAAGGCGTTCAAGGATATCGGGCAGTTGTTTGCCAAGTGA
- a CDS encoding GGDEF domain-containing protein: MLTSGKTGKSGRSASPLLTPQQERERLREMSRQAERELAGVQMASMDELTLLSNRHGFTALARLGLDACRELGTPATLLYFTLDEFKRISYLYGRAKADDALKTFADVLRIGFRENDVVGRLEGDRFAVLLTGSSTVEIAAIKARLNEILDERNATAQRSYDIRFSVVQVEYDSTVHDSIEELLEEAERGTSR, encoded by the coding sequence ATGTTGACCTCAGGCAAAACGGGCAAATCGGGCCGCTCCGCAAGCCCGTTGCTCACGCCACAGCAAGAACGGGAGCGGCTGCGTGAGATGTCGCGCCAGGCCGAGCGAGAGCTGGCCGGCGTGCAAATGGCAAGCATGGATGAGCTGACGCTGCTGTCCAATCGCCATGGCTTCACCGCGCTGGCCCGGCTCGGGCTGGACGCATGCCGGGAGCTGGGGACGCCGGCAACGCTGCTGTACTTCACCCTCGATGAATTCAAACGCATCAGCTATCTGTACGGCCGGGCCAAAGCTGACGATGCCCTCAAGACCTTCGCCGATGTCCTGCGTATCGGCTTTCGTGAAAACGATGTGGTCGGCCGGCTCGAAGGCGACCGGTTCGCGGTGTTGCTGACCGGGTCCAGCACCGTGGAAATTGCGGCGATCAAGGCTCGGCTCAATGAGATACTCGATGAGCGCAATGCCACGGCGCAGCGCAGTTATGACATTCGGTTCAGTGTTGTCCAGGTCGAATATGACTCCACTGTTCATGACTCGATCGAGGAACTGCTGGAGGAAGCCGAGCGGGGGACTAGCCGTTAG
- a CDS encoding microcin C ABC transporter permease YejB: MLAYIFRRLLLIIPTLFGILLINFVIIQAAPGGPVEQMIAKLEGFEGATSRIAGGGAEVSVAGSAYRGAQGLDPALIKEIEHMYGFDKSAPERLWIMVKNYASLDFGDSFFRDAKVIDLIKEKMPVSISLGLWSTLIMYLVSIPLGIAKATRHGSHFDVWTSSAIIVGYAIPAFLFAILLIVVFAGGSYLDWFPLRGLTSNNFDELSMGGKILDYFWHLALPVTALVIGNFATMTLLTKNSFLDEINKQYVITARAKGLTNHRVLYGHVFRNAMLLVIAGFPSAFIGIFFTGSLLVEVIFSLDGLGLMSFEAAINRDYPVVFGTLFIFTLLGLVVKLIGDLTYTFVDPRIDFESREH; encoded by the coding sequence ATGCTGGCGTACATTTTTCGGCGACTGTTGCTGATCATTCCGACCCTGTTTGGCATTTTGCTGATCAACTTCGTGATCATCCAGGCCGCCCCGGGCGGGCCGGTGGAGCAGATGATCGCCAAGCTCGAAGGCTTCGAAGGCGCCACCAGTCGCATCGCCGGCGGCGGCGCCGAGGTCTCGGTGGCAGGTTCGGCCTACCGCGGCGCCCAGGGCCTGGACCCGGCGCTGATCAAGGAAATCGAGCACATGTACGGCTTCGACAAATCGGCGCCGGAACGCTTGTGGATCATGGTCAAGAACTATGCGTCGCTGGATTTCGGCGACAGCTTCTTCCGCGATGCCAAGGTCATCGACCTGATCAAGGAAAAGATGCCGGTGTCGATCTCGCTCGGGCTGTGGAGCACGCTGATCATGTACCTGGTGTCGATCCCCCTGGGGATCGCCAAGGCCACGCGGCACGGCAGCCACTTCGATGTCTGGACCAGTTCGGCGATCATCGTCGGCTATGCGATCCCGGCGTTCCTGTTCGCCATCCTGCTGATCGTGGTGTTCGCCGGCGGCAGTTACCTGGACTGGTTCCCGTTGCGCGGGCTGACCTCGAACAACTTCGATGAACTGAGCATGGGCGGCAAGATCCTCGACTACTTCTGGCACCTGGCGCTGCCGGTGACCGCACTGGTGATCGGCAACTTCGCGACCATGACCCTGCTGACCAAGAACAGCTTCCTCGACGAAATCAACAAGCAATACGTGATCACCGCCAGGGCCAAGGGCCTGACCAACCACCGCGTGCTGTACGGCCACGTGTTCCGCAATGCGATGCTGCTGGTGATCGCCGGTTTCCCCTCGGCCTTCATCGGCATCTTCTTCACCGGCTCGTTGCTGGTGGAGGTGATTTTCTCCCTCGACGGCCTTGGCCTGATGAGCTTCGAGGCGGCGATCAACCGCGATTACCCGGTGGTGTTCGGCACCCTGTTCATCTTCACCCTGCTCGGGCTGGTGGTGAAACTGATCGGCGACCTCACCTACACCTTTGTCGATCCGCGCATCGACTTCGAAAGCCGGGAGCATTGA
- a CDS encoding (2Fe-2S)-binding protein — protein MLTLNINGQDQELDVPADMPLLWVLRDVAHLTGTKFGCGIAQCGACTVHVDGAPLRSCITPATAVAHGQKILTIEGLSADGSHPVQQAWAELDVVQCGYCQSGQIMSAAALLAKIPKPTDSDIDQALSGNICRCGTYPRIRAAVKRAAELG, from the coding sequence ATGCTGACCCTGAACATCAATGGCCAGGATCAGGAGCTGGATGTCCCCGCCGACATGCCGCTGCTCTGGGTCTTGCGCGACGTCGCCCACCTCACCGGCACCAAATTCGGTTGTGGCATTGCCCAATGCGGGGCCTGCACCGTGCACGTCGACGGCGCGCCACTGCGCTCGTGCATCACACCGGCCACGGCCGTGGCCCATGGGCAAAAGATTCTCACCATCGAAGGGCTGTCCGCGGACGGTTCGCATCCGGTGCAACAGGCCTGGGCGGAACTTGACGTGGTCCAGTGCGGTTACTGCCAGTCCGGGCAGATCATGTCGGCAGCGGCGTTGCTGGCGAAGATACCGAAACCGACTGACAGCGACATCGATCAGGCACTGTCCGGCAACATCTGCCGTTGCGGCACTTACCCGCGGATCCGCGCGGCGGTCAAGCGCGCCGCCGAGCTGGGTTGA